One window from the genome of Jeotgalibaca sp. MA1X17-3 encodes:
- the rplP gene encoding 50S ribosomal protein L16, with product MLVPKRVKHRREFRGKMRGEAKGGKEVVFGEYGLQAVDSKWITNRQIEAARIAMTRYMKRGGKVWIKIFPHKSYTSKAIGVRMGSGKGAPEGWVSPVKRGKIMFEVGGVSEEVAREALRLASHKLPIKTKIVKRTEIGGESNES from the coding sequence ATGTTAGTACCTAAACGTGTAAAACATCGTCGTGAATTCCGTGGAAAAATGCGCGGTGAAGCAAAAGGTGGTAAAGAAGTTGTTTTTGGTGAATATGGTTTACAAGCAGTTGATTCTAAATGGATCACAAACCGTCAAATCGAAGCAGCTCGTATTGCAATGACTCGTTACATGAAACGTGGTGGGAAAGTTTGGATTAAAATCTTCCCTCATAAATCATATACATCTAAAGCTATTGGTGTTCGTATGGGCTCCGGTAAAGGAGCTCCTGAAGGTTGGGTTTCCCCAGTAAAACGTGGAAAAATCATGTTTGAAGTAGGCGGCGTATCTGAAGAAGTAGCACGTGAAGCTTTGCGTTTGGCATCTCACAAATTGCCTATCAAAACGAAAATAGTAAAACGTACAGAAATTGGTGGTGAATCGAATGAAAGCTAA
- the rpsM gene encoding 30S ribosomal protein S13 has protein sequence MARIAGVDIPRDKRIVISLTYIYGIGNTTAQKLLERADVSEETRVRDLTNDELDRIRQEVDKLKIEGDLRREVNLNIKRLIEIGSYRGIRHRRGLPVRGQNTKNNARTRKGPLKSVVSKKK, from the coding sequence ATGGCTCGTATAGCTGGAGTAGATATTCCGCGTGACAAACGCATCGTTATATCATTGACTTACATTTACGGAATTGGAAATACAACTGCACAAAAACTTTTGGAAAGAGCAGATGTATCTGAAGAAACCCGTGTACGTGATTTAACAAACGATGAACTAGATCGCATTCGTCAAGAAGTTGACAAGTTGAAAATTGAAGGTGACCTTCGTCGTGAAGTAAACCTAAACATCAAACGTTTGATTGAAATTGGTTCATACAGAGGAATTCGCCACCGTCGTGGATTACCTGTTCGTGGACAAAACACAAAAAACAATGCACGCACTCGTAAAGGTCCTTTGAAATCAGTAGTCAGCAAGAAAAAATAA
- the rpmC gene encoding 50S ribosomal protein L29, whose translation MKANELKELSTTEMIEKEKEFKEELFNLRFQLATGQLENTARLKEVRKSIARIKTVLRQQELQNQ comes from the coding sequence ATGAAAGCTAATGAACTTAAAGAATTATCCACTACTGAGATGATTGAAAAAGAGAAAGAATTTAAAGAAGAGCTTTTCAATCTACGATTCCAACTTGCTACAGGGCAGCTTGAAAATACAGCCCGTCTGAAAGAAGTTCGCAAATCAATCGCACGCATCAAAACAGTGTTGCGTCAACAAGAATTGCAAAATCAGTAA
- the rplQ gene encoding 50S ribosomal protein L17, which translates to MAYRKLGRTSSQRKAMLRDLTTDLLINERIVTTEARAKEIRRTTEKMITLGKRGDLAARRMAAQFVRNEVADVREEGEDIVIESALQKLFNGLADRYADRQGGYTRIMKTEPRRGDSAPMVIIELV; encoded by the coding sequence ATGGCTTATCGTAAACTAGGACGTACAAGTTCCCAAAGAAAAGCAATGTTACGTGATTTGACAACAGATTTGTTGATTAACGAACGCATTGTTACAACGGAAGCTCGTGCTAAAGAAATCCGTAGAACGACTGAAAAGATGATTACATTGGGCAAGCGTGGCGACTTAGCTGCACGCCGTATGGCAGCGCAGTTTGTTCGTAACGAAGTAGCTGATGTTCGTGAAGAAGGCGAAGATATTGTTATCGAGTCTGCTTTGCAAAAATTATTCAATGGTTTAGCTGATCGTTATGCTGATCGCCAAGGTGGATACACTCGTATCATGAAAACAGAACCCCGTCGTGGAGATTCTGCACCAATGGTTATTATTGAATTAGTTTAA
- the infA gene encoding translation initiation factor IF-1: MAKDDVIEIEGLVVETLPNAMFKVELENGHIVLAHVSGKIRMHYIRILPGDKVTVELSPYDLTRGRITYRFK, encoded by the coding sequence TTGGCGAAAGACGATGTCATTGAAATTGAAGGATTAGTCGTTGAAACGTTGCCCAATGCAATGTTTAAGGTTGAACTTGAGAATGGCCATATTGTGCTAGCGCACGTATCAGGTAAAATTAGAATGCACTATATCCGCATTCTGCCAGGCGATAAAGTAACGGTGGAATTATCCCCGTATGATCTTACTCGCGGTCGTATCACGTATCGATTTAAATAA
- the rplR gene encoding 50S ribosomal protein L18: MTIVINKPDKNKVRQSRHARVRRKISGTAECPRLNVYRSNKHIYAQLIDDVAGVTLASASSKKDLTESVTKTDSATAIGKIIAERAQEKDIKQVKFDRGGYLYHGRVQALAEAARENGLEF, translated from the coding sequence GTGACCATTGTGATAAATAAACCAGATAAAAACAAAGTGCGTCAATCGAGACATGCACGAGTAAGAAGAAAAATTTCTGGTACTGCTGAGTGCCCACGCTTGAATGTATACCGTTCTAATAAACACATCTACGCTCAATTAATTGATGACGTAGCGGGTGTGACGCTAGCAAGTGCCTCTAGTAAGAAAGATTTAACTGAGAGTGTAACAAAAACAGATAGCGCTACTGCAATTGGTAAAATCATTGCTGAACGTGCTCAAGAAAAAGATATTAAACAAGTCAAATTTGACCGTGGTGGATATCTGTACCATGGCCGTGTACAAGCTTTGGCTGAAGCTGCCCGCGAAAATGGACTAGAATTCTAA
- the rpsQ gene encoding 30S ribosomal protein S17 — MTEERNKRKVYQGTVVSDKMEKTIVVEVSTYKNHPVYGKRVRYSKKYKTHDENNQAKMGDVVKIMETRPLSKTKNFRLLEIVEESVII, encoded by the coding sequence ATGACTGAAGAACGTAATAAGCGTAAAGTCTACCAAGGCACTGTTGTTTCCGATAAGATGGAAAAGACAATTGTTGTAGAAGTGTCTACATACAAAAATCATCCAGTATACGGTAAACGTGTTCGTTACTCTAAAAAGTACAAAACACATGATGAAAATAACCAAGCTAAAATGGGTGACGTAGTTAAAATTATGGAAACTCGTCCACTATCTAAAACAAAAAACTTCCGTTTACTAGAAATAGTGGAAGAATCGGTTATCATCTAA
- the rpmD gene encoding 50S ribosomal protein L30, whose protein sequence is MAEFKITLKRSVIGRPQNQKDTVKALGLSKIGKSVVKPANDAIVGMINTVSHLIEVEEVK, encoded by the coding sequence ATGGCAGAATTTAAAATTACTTTAAAGCGCAGCGTGATTGGACGTCCTCAAAACCAAAAAGATACAGTTAAGGCTTTGGGATTATCCAAAATTGGTAAATCTGTAGTAAAACCTGCTAACGATGCAATCGTTGGTATGATTAACACAGTAAGCCATTTAATAGAAGTAGAAGAAGTTAAATAA
- the rpsC gene encoding 30S ribosomal protein S3: MGQKINPIGMRIGIIRDWDAKWYAEKDYATFLHEDLKIRSYIEKNLSEASVSRVEIERAANRVNISIHTGKPGMVIGKGGSEVEKLRKALNNMTNKRVHINIVEIKKTDLDAKLVAEGITKQLEGRVAFRRAQKQAIQRTMRSGALGIKTQVSGRLNGADIARAETHSEGTVPLHTLRADIDYAWEEADTTYGKLGVKVWIYRGEVLPARKVTEKGGK; encoded by the coding sequence GTGGGTCAAAAAATTAATCCAATAGGAATGCGTATAGGTATTATCCGTGATTGGGATGCCAAATGGTATGCCGAAAAAGATTACGCTACTTTCTTACATGAAGACTTGAAAATTCGTAGTTATATTGAAAAAAACCTAAGCGAAGCTTCTGTATCTCGTGTAGAAATTGAACGTGCTGCAAATCGCGTAAATATTTCTATCCATACAGGAAAACCAGGAATGGTAATCGGTAAAGGTGGTTCCGAAGTTGAAAAACTTCGTAAAGCACTAAACAATATGACGAACAAACGTGTTCACATTAACATTGTTGAAATTAAAAAGACTGATTTAGATGCTAAATTAGTTGCTGAGGGTATTACGAAACAACTAGAAGGTCGTGTTGCTTTCCGTCGTGCTCAAAAACAAGCAATTCAACGTACAATGAGATCTGGAGCTTTAGGTATTAAAACCCAAGTTTCCGGACGTTTAAACGGAGCAGATATCGCTCGTGCAGAAACTCATTCAGAAGGAACAGTTCCATTACATACCTTACGTGCAGATATTGACTATGCATGGGAGGAAGCTGATACTACATATGGTAAACTAGGCGTAAAAGTTTGGATCTACCGTGGAGAAGTATTGCCAGCTCGTAAAGTAACAGAGAAAGGAGGGAAATAA
- the secY gene encoding preprotein translocase subunit SecY: protein MFTLLKNAFQVKDIRNRILFTLSMLIVFRIGTQITVPGVDASAITNLASTGLFSLLNTFGGGALSQYSIFAMGVSPYITASIVVQLLQMDIIPRFTEWSKQGEVGRRKLNQATKYLAVVLAFVQSIGISIGFNQLSDFGLVRNPGTTTYLMIALIMTAGSMFVIFLGDAITMNGIGNGTSLLIFSGIVARIPADLTTFYNDRFVDAGDNLTRNILFSVALAIAMLLVVIFTIYMQQAERRIPIQYSKRAAGSNQTAHLPLKINSAGVIPVIFASSFMMTPQTILGFFAANYANATWYQVLNTVFNYREPVGAIFYTILIVVFTYFYALIQINPEKMAENLQKSGGYIPSVRPGKSTEDYITSLLMRLSTVGALFLGLIALLPIIASALWNLPDSLALGGTSLLIIVGTALETTRQIEGRMVKRNYQGFIQK from the coding sequence ATGTTTACTCTTCTGAAAAATGCATTTCAGGTGAAAGACATTAGAAACAGAATCCTATTTACATTAAGTATGTTAATTGTATTCCGTATTGGAACACAAATAACAGTTCCTGGTGTAGATGCGAGTGCTATCACAAATTTAGCATCAACAGGCTTGTTTAGTCTTTTGAACACGTTCGGCGGTGGAGCGCTTAGTCAGTACTCCATCTTCGCAATGGGTGTTTCTCCTTATATCACAGCTTCTATTGTTGTCCAACTGTTACAAATGGATATTATTCCACGGTTTACAGAATGGTCTAAACAAGGTGAAGTTGGAAGAAGAAAACTGAACCAAGCAACAAAATACTTAGCAGTTGTTTTAGCTTTTGTTCAGTCGATTGGGATCTCAATTGGTTTTAACCAACTATCCGATTTCGGATTAGTTCGGAATCCAGGAACTACAACTTATCTCATGATTGCTTTAATCATGACAGCCGGTTCTATGTTTGTCATCTTCTTGGGTGACGCCATAACTATGAACGGTATTGGAAATGGTACTTCTTTATTAATCTTTTCCGGTATAGTTGCTCGTATACCTGCTGATTTAACCACTTTTTATAATGATCGATTTGTAGACGCCGGGGACAACCTGACCAGAAATATTCTGTTTAGTGTTGCACTGGCTATTGCTATGCTACTCGTAGTCATTTTTACAATCTATATGCAACAAGCGGAACGTAGGATTCCGATTCAGTATTCCAAACGGGCTGCTGGATCCAATCAAACTGCCCACTTGCCATTGAAGATTAATTCAGCTGGAGTAATTCCAGTAATCTTTGCCAGTTCATTCATGATGACTCCGCAAACAATCTTAGGATTCTTTGCTGCTAATTATGCAAATGCAACTTGGTATCAGGTACTGAATACAGTATTTAACTATCGTGAACCAGTCGGAGCTATTTTTTATACGATTCTGATTGTTGTTTTCACGTATTTCTATGCCCTTATCCAGATTAACCCTGAAAAGATGGCAGAAAACCTTCAAAAATCCGGAGGGTATATTCCAAGTGTACGTCCGGGTAAAAGTACAGAAGACTACATCACCAGTTTGTTGATGCGTCTAAGTACGGTTGGAGCATTATTTCTTGGCCTTATAGCCTTATTGCCGATCATTGCTTCGGCGTTATGGAACTTGCCAGATTCATTGGCACTTGGAGGAACCAGTCTTTTGATTATAGTAGGAACTGCTTTAGAAACTACTCGTCAAATTGAAGGCCGAATGGTGAAACGTAATTATCAAGGTTTTATTCAAAAGTAA
- the rplE gene encoding 50S ribosomal protein L5: MNRLKEKYKNEITPSLMEKFDYSSVMQVPKVDKIVINMGVGDAVANAKNLDKAVEELTLISGQKPIITYAKKSIAAFRLREGMAIGTKVTLRGERMYDFLDKLVTVSLPRVRDFRGISKRSFDGRGNYTLGVKEQLIFPEVDYDRVDKVRGMDIVIVTTADTDEESRELLTQLGMPFQK, translated from the coding sequence ATGAACCGTTTGAAAGAAAAATACAAAAATGAAATTACACCATCTTTGATGGAAAAATTTGACTACTCATCCGTAATGCAAGTACCTAAAGTAGATAAAATTGTTATCAACATGGGTGTTGGCGATGCTGTAGCAAATGCAAAAAACCTTGATAAAGCAGTGGAAGAATTGACTTTGATCTCTGGTCAAAAACCAATTATTACATATGCTAAGAAATCAATTGCTGCATTCCGTTTACGTGAAGGTATGGCTATTGGTACGAAAGTTACTCTTCGCGGAGAAAGAATGTATGACTTCTTGGACAAACTTGTGACTGTTTCCTTGCCACGTGTGCGCGATTTCCGCGGCATAAGCAAACGTTCCTTCGACGGACGCGGAAACTACACATTGGGTGTAAAAGAACAATTGATTTTCCCTGAAGTTGACTACGACCGAGTAGACAAAGTTCGTGGAATGGATATCGTTATTGTAACGACTGCAGACACTGATGAAGAGTCAAGAGAACTATTGACACAATTAGGAATGCCATTCCAAAAATAA
- the rplN gene encoding 50S ribosomal protein L14, with the protein MIQTESRLKVADNSGAREVLAIKVLGGSGRKVAGIGDVIVATVKQATPGGVVKKGEVVKAVIVRTKSGAHRKDGSYIKFDENACVIIRDDKSPRGTRIFGPVARELRDNNYMKIVSLAPEVL; encoded by the coding sequence GTGATACAAACAGAATCTCGTTTGAAAGTTGCCGATAACTCAGGTGCAAGAGAAGTCCTAGCTATTAAAGTTTTGGGTGGATCAGGCCGTAAGGTTGCTGGCATTGGTGACGTAATCGTCGCAACAGTTAAACAAGCTACACCCGGTGGTGTTGTCAAAAAGGGTGAAGTTGTAAAAGCTGTAATCGTGCGTACTAAGTCAGGCGCTCACCGTAAAGACGGTTCATATATAAAATTTGACGAAAATGCGTGTGTAATTATCCGTGATGATAAGAGCCCACGTGGAACACGTATCTTTGGACCTGTTGCTCGTGAACTACGTGACAACAATTACATGAAGATTGTTTCCCTTGCTCCAGAAGTACTTTAA
- the rpsE gene encoding 30S ribosomal protein S5 produces MVYIDPTHLDLEDRVVAINRVTKVVKGGRKLRFAALVVVGDKNGHVGFGTGKANEVPEAIRKAIESAKKNLMEVPMVGSSIPHEVIGTYSGGNVMLKPAIAGSGVSAGGPVRAVIELAGIADITSKSLGSSTPINTVRATIDGLQQLKKAEEIAALRGKSVEEITG; encoded by the coding sequence ATGGTATATATTGACCCAACTCATTTAGATTTAGAAGATCGCGTTGTTGCGATTAATCGTGTAACAAAAGTTGTAAAAGGTGGACGTAAACTCCGCTTTGCTGCTCTAGTTGTTGTCGGAGACAAGAACGGACATGTTGGATTTGGTACAGGGAAAGCAAATGAAGTTCCAGAAGCGATTCGTAAAGCAATTGAATCTGCTAAAAAGAACTTGATGGAAGTTCCTATGGTAGGATCATCTATTCCTCATGAAGTTATTGGAACATATAGTGGTGGAAACGTAATGTTGAAACCTGCTATTGCCGGTTCTGGAGTTTCTGCTGGTGGACCAGTTCGTGCCGTTATTGAATTGGCAGGAATTGCTGACATCACATCAAAATCTCTTGGATCAAGTACTCCAATTAACACTGTTCGTGCAACAATTGATGGATTACAACAATTGAAAAAAGCAGAAGAAATTGCTGCTTTACGCGGTAAAAGCGTAGAAGAAATTACAGGATAA
- the rpmJ gene encoding 50S ribosomal protein L36 — MKVRASVKPICEKCKVVRRNGRVMVICENPKHKQRQG; from the coding sequence ATGAAAGTTAGAGCATCAGTAAAACCTATTTGCGAGAAATGTAAGGTTGTTCGCAGAAATGGTCGTGTAATGGTGATTTGTGAAAACCCTAAACACAAACAACGCCAAGGATAA
- the rplX gene encoding 50S ribosomal protein L24 — protein MHVKTGDKVKVITGKDKGKEGVILKTMPKRDRVIVEGVNIAKKHKKASQTNATGGIIEEEAAIHVSNVMLIDAKTGEPTKVSYKIEDGKKVRVSKKTGEIID, from the coding sequence ATGCACGTAAAAACTGGCGATAAAGTTAAAGTAATTACCGGTAAAGATAAAGGCAAAGAAGGAGTAATCCTAAAAACTATGCCTAAGAGAGACCGCGTAATCGTAGAAGGTGTCAACATTGCTAAGAAGCACAAGAAAGCTTCTCAAACCAATGCCACCGGCGGAATCATCGAAGAAGAAGCAGCAATCCACGTTTCGAACGTAATGCTGATTGATGCTAAAACAGGTGAACCTACCAAAGTAAGCTACAAAATAGAAGATGGTAAAAAAGTCCGTGTTTCCAAAAAAACTGGCGAAATCATTGACTAA
- the rplO gene encoding 50S ribosomal protein L15, producing MKLHELQPAEGSRKERNRVGRGSSSGNGKTSGRGHKGQKARSGGGVRLGFEGGQTPLFRRIPKRGFTNINRKDYAIVNLETLNRFDEGTEVTPALLVESGVVRDEKSGVKVLGQGTVEKKLTVKAHKFSNAAKEAIEAAGGTVEVI from the coding sequence ATGAAACTTCATGAATTACAACCAGCAGAAGGATCTCGTAAAGAACGTAATCGCGTAGGTCGCGGATCGTCATCCGGTAATGGTAAAACTTCAGGACGAGGACATAAAGGTCAAAAAGCTCGTTCAGGTGGAGGAGTAAGACTAGGATTTGAAGGTGGACAAACACCATTATTCCGTCGTATTCCAAAACGTGGTTTTACAAATATTAACCGTAAAGACTATGCAATCGTGAATTTAGAAACTTTGAACCGTTTTGATGAAGGAACGGAAGTAACACCAGCACTACTTGTTGAAAGCGGAGTTGTCCGAGATGAAAAATCCGGCGTCAAAGTTCTAGGCCAAGGTACTGTTGAGAAAAAACTTACAGTCAAAGCACATAAATTCTCCAACGCAGCTAAGGAAGCAATTGAAGCTGCAGGTGGAACTGTTGAGGTGATCTAA
- a CDS encoding DNA-directed RNA polymerase subunit alpha: MIEIEKPRIETIEISEGATFGKFVVEPLERGYGTTLGNSLRRILLSSLPGTAVSTIQIDGVLHEFSTIDGVLEDVTQIVLNIKQLALKFYSQEDKTIEIDVKGPAVVTAADINHDSDVEILNPDLYICTVAEGAQLHVRMDAKNGRGYIRSEHNKTDDMPIGVIPVDSIFTPVKKVNYQVENTRIGQKNVYDKLTLDVWTDGSVSPEEAVSLAAKILTEHLNIFVNLTDQARKAEIMVEKEETQKEKMLEMTIEELDLSVRSYNCLKRAGINTIQELTDKSEAEMIKVRNLGRKSLEEVKNKLDELELSLRHED, from the coding sequence ATGATCGAAATTGAAAAACCAAGAATTGAAACGATTGAGATCAGCGAAGGTGCAACATTTGGCAAATTCGTTGTAGAACCACTTGAACGGGGATATGGGACAACACTTGGCAACTCATTACGTCGTATTTTGCTTTCTTCTTTGCCTGGTACTGCTGTATCGACCATTCAAATCGACGGCGTACTACATGAATTTTCAACCATTGATGGTGTGTTGGAAGACGTAACACAAATCGTCTTGAACATTAAACAATTGGCTTTGAAATTTTATTCGCAAGAAGATAAGACTATCGAAATCGATGTAAAAGGTCCTGCAGTCGTAACGGCAGCGGACATCAATCATGACAGTGATGTAGAAATCTTAAACCCTGATTTATATATATGTACAGTTGCTGAAGGTGCACAATTACATGTGCGTATGGACGCAAAAAATGGCCGTGGATATATTCGTTCCGAACATAATAAAACGGACGATATGCCTATTGGTGTGATTCCGGTAGACTCTATTTTTACACCTGTAAAAAAAGTGAACTATCAAGTGGAAAACACTCGTATTGGTCAAAAGAATGTATATGATAAATTAACTTTAGATGTATGGACAGATGGTTCTGTCAGCCCGGAAGAAGCAGTTAGTTTAGCTGCCAAAATCCTAACCGAGCATTTAAACATCTTCGTCAATCTTACCGATCAAGCTCGTAAAGCGGAAATCATGGTAGAAAAAGAAGAAACTCAAAAAGAGAAAATGCTTGAAATGACGATTGAAGAACTAGACCTTTCTGTACGTTCTTATAACTGTTTGAAACGCGCAGGAATCAATACTATTCAAGAGCTGACTGACAAGTCAGAAGCAGAAATGATTAAAGTGCGTAATCTCGGACGTAAATCACTTGAAGAAGTGAAGAATAAATTGGACGAATTAGAATTGTCCCTACGTCACGAAGACTAG
- a CDS encoding type Z 30S ribosomal protein S14, whose product MAKKSMIAKNKRPAKFSTQAYTRCERCGRPHSVYRKFKLCRICLRELAYKGQIPGMKKASW is encoded by the coding sequence TTGGCCAAAAAATCCATGATTGCAAAAAACAAACGTCCTGCAAAATTCTCAACACAAGCTTATACACGTTGTGAACGTTGTGGCCGTCCACATTCCGTTTATCGCAAATTCAAGCTCTGCCGCATTTGCTTACGTGAACTGGCTTATAAAGGACAAATCCCAGGCATGAAGAAAGCAAGCTGGTAA
- the rpsK gene encoding 30S ribosomal protein S11, with protein MVKKATRKRRVRKNIESGVAHIRSTFNNTIVMITDVHGNAVSWSSAGALGFRGSRKSTPFAAQMAAEAAAKVCMEHGMKSVEVAVKGPGSGREAAIRSLQATGLEVTAIRDVTPIPHNGCRPPKRRRV; from the coding sequence ATGGTTAAAAAAGCAACTCGAAAACGTCGTGTAAGAAAAAATATTGAGTCGGGCGTAGCACATATTCGCTCTACTTTTAACAATACAATCGTAATGATTACAGATGTACACGGAAATGCCGTTTCATGGTCATCCGCTGGTGCGTTAGGTTTTAGAGGGTCTCGTAAATCCACTCCTTTCGCTGCTCAAATGGCTGCTGAAGCCGCAGCAAAAGTATGTATGGAACATGGAATGAAATCAGTAGAAGTTGCTGTTAAAGGTCCTGGTTCAGGACGCGAAGCTGCAATTCGTTCATTACAAGCAACTGGTTTAGAAGTTACTGCCATTCGTGACGTAACTCCAATTCCACATAACGGATGCCGCCCACCAAAACGTCGTCGCGTATAA
- a CDS encoding adenylate kinase → MKNLIITGLPGAGKGTQAERIVDVYGIPHISTGDMFRAAMQNGTELGKQAKSYMDQGELVPDEVTNGIVKERLQEEDTKNGFLLDGFPRTLVQAKALDKIMSELRKNIDAVINIEVNPDVLKARLTGRIICRNCGATYHLTNHPTKVEGVCDRCGSHDLYQREDDKPETVENRIRVNLEQSKPILEFYSEKGLLHTVNGEIGIENVFSEIQSLIG, encoded by the coding sequence ATGAAGAACCTGATTATCACAGGACTTCCCGGTGCAGGGAAAGGTACACAAGCAGAGCGCATTGTTGATGTTTACGGTATTCCGCATATCTCAACAGGTGACATGTTTCGTGCCGCAATGCAAAATGGAACAGAATTAGGAAAGCAAGCTAAATCCTATATGGATCAAGGCGAGCTAGTTCCTGACGAAGTAACAAACGGTATTGTGAAGGAAAGACTTCAAGAAGAAGACACAAAAAATGGATTCTTATTGGATGGATTCCCCCGAACATTGGTGCAAGCAAAAGCTTTGGACAAAATCATGTCTGAACTTAGAAAAAACATCGATGCTGTTATCAACATTGAAGTAAATCCCGATGTGTTAAAAGCCCGTTTGACCGGTCGTATTATATGTCGAAATTGTGGTGCCACGTATCATTTAACTAACCATCCAACAAAAGTTGAAGGTGTTTGTGATCGTTGTGGTTCACATGACTTATATCAAAGGGAAGACGACAAGCCAGAAACCGTCGAAAATCGTATTCGTGTGAATTTAGAACAATCAAAACCAATTCTAGAATTTTATTCTGAAAAGGGATTGTTACACACTGTCAACGGCGAAATCGGAATTGAAAATGTTTTTTCAGAAATCCAAAGCCTCATTGGCTAA
- the rpsH gene encoding 30S ribosomal protein S8, protein MVMTDPIADFLTRIRNANMVRHASLEVPASKIKIDIANILKKEGFIKNYEVIEDDKQNVIRVFMKYGKEKERVITGLKRISKPGLRVYAKTGEVPRVLNGLGIAIVSTSEGLVTDKEARSKNIGGEVLAYIW, encoded by the coding sequence ATGGTTATGACAGATCCAATCGCAGATTTCCTTACTCGTATTCGTAACGCAAACATGGTTCGCCATGCTAGTTTGGAAGTACCTGCATCAAAAATTAAAATAGATATTGCTAACATCCTTAAAAAAGAAGGATTTATTAAAAACTATGAAGTCATTGAAGATGACAAACAAAACGTTATTCGCGTATTCATGAAATACGGCAAAGAAAAAGAACGTGTCATTACCGGATTGAAGCGCATCTCTAAACCAGGTTTGCGTGTGTATGCAAAAACTGGCGAGGTTCCCCGTGTATTAAACGGTTTGGGAATTGCTATTGTATCCACTTCTGAAGGTTTAGTAACTGACAAAGAAGCAAGATCCAAAAATATTGGTGGAGAAGTATTGGCTTACATTTGGTAA
- the rplV gene encoding 50S ribosomal protein L22: MAEQITAATATAKTVRIAPRKVRLVVDLIRGKSIGEAISILKFTPRAASPAVEKVLMSAIANAEHNYDLDIENLIVAEAYVNEGQTMKRFRPRAKGSASQILKRTSHITIVVSEKKEG, encoded by the coding sequence ATGGCAGAACAAATTACAGCTGCAACAGCAACTGCTAAAACTGTCCGTATCGCACCTCGTAAGGTTCGTCTAGTAGTGGATCTTATCAGAGGCAAGAGCATTGGAGAAGCAATCTCCATTCTGAAATTCACACCACGCGCTGCATCACCTGCAGTGGAAAAAGTGTTGATGTCAGCTATCGCGAATGCGGAACACAATTATGATTTAGACATTGAAAATTTAATCGTAGCCGAAGCCTATGTGAACGAAGGACAAACAATGAAGCGTTTCCGTCCACGTGCTAAAGGTTCAGCTTCACAAATCTTAAAACGTACAAGCCACATTACAATCGTGGTATCAGAAAAGAAGGAGGGATAA